The genome window GCAATCACCCATCTGGCGTTCTACGCCGGCTCGTCGGCCACGTATCCATGCCGACAAGCGGCGGTTGAGGCACCAGCACCCAGGCTTCGCCTGTTTGCTTTTACCATTCCCGATTCCCCACTCCCCATTCCCGGCCTCTCAATGACCCAGACCGCCCTGATCACCGGCGCTACCTCCGGTTTCGGTGCCGCCGCCGTGCGCCGCTTCGTCAATGCCGGCTGGCGCGTGATCGCCACCGGCCGCCGCGCCGAGCGGCTGCAGCCGCTGCTGGCCGAGTTCGGCGCCGAGCGCGTGTACGTGGCGGCGTTCGACATCCGCGACGAAGCCGCGCTCGATGCGCTGCTGGCCGCGCTGCCGGACGCGTTCCGCGGCATCGACCTGCTGGTCAACAACGCCGGCCTGGCGCAGGGCACCGCCCCGGCGCAGGCTGCGTCGCTGGACGACTGGCGCACGATGATCGACACCAACATCACCGCGCTGGTGACCCTGACCCATCGCCTGCTGCCTACGCTGATCCAGCGCCGCGGCGCGATCGTCAACATCAGTTCGGTGGCCGCGCTGTACCCGTATCCGGGCGGCAATGCCTACGGCGGCACCAAGGCCTTCGTCAGCCAGTTCTCGCTGGGCCTGCGCGCGGACCTGCACGGCACCGGCGTGCGCGTGACCGCGATCGAGCCGGGCATGGCCGAAACCGAGTTCACCCTGGTCCGCACCCACGGCGACCAGGGCGCGTCGGACACGCTATACCACGGCGCGCAGCCGATGACCGCCGAGGACATCGCCGAGCAGATTTTCTGGGTCGCCACGCTGCCGCCGCATCTGAACATCAATCGGCTGGAAATCATGCCGGTGACGCAGTCCTTCGCCGGCTTCCAGGTGGCTAGAAGCCGGGAATAGGGAGTGGGGAATCGGCAATTAGGAACAGCGAAAGCAGGCGTCGACGTGCTCCCCCTGCTACAGGTCACTGCAGCTAGGTTCCCATCAGCGTACTCGCGCGACTGGCGAGGCAATTCAACGACTGTCCTATGCAGGAGGCCGGTCGCAGGGAATGCAGGAGACGCCGCTTTTCCCCATTCCCGATTCCCAGCCTCACTGCGCCTTGATCGCGATCGCCGGCAGGCCGCTGCCGGTCAGTTTCTGCTTGGCCGCGGCCAGTTCGCTGGCGGTGCCATACGGGCCCATGCGCACGCGGTACACGGTCTTGCCGCTGATCTGCGCCGATTCCACGCGCGCCGACAGGCCCAGCATCGCCAGCTTGGCCTTGGTCGATTCGGCATCGCCGGAGGCGCCGAACGAACCGGCCTGCAGGATGTAGCGGGCGTTGTCCGCCGCTACCGCTGCGGCCGTGGCTGCGGCAGGCGTGGCCGCCGCCGCCGGCCTGGTCGCGATGGCGGCTGTGTTGGCGGGCGCGCTGGTTGCGGCCGTTTCCGCTATGGGCGTCGGATTGGACAGCGCCGCCGTCGTTGCCGGAGCGGTGGCGGCCGCCGGGGTAGCTGCCGTCGGCTGCGGCGCGCGCGCCTGGCGGGCGGTCTCGGCGCGCGCGCTGGCGGCCAGTTCGGCGTCGGACATCTGCACTTCCTTGCCGGGCAGCAAGGTGTAGAAGTCGTACTGGGTCTGTGCATCCTTCTTGGCACCCTTGGCGTCGGGCTTGGTGCTGCCGGCCGCCGCCGTCGCCGGCTTGGGCAGTTCCGGCGCCGCGTCCACATCGGCATCGGCCACCGGCGCCGGCTGCGCGTCGGGGTTGGCGCGCGGGCCGCCCACGCGCAGGAAGCCGTCGCCGTCCTTCTTGAACAGGCCGGGTACTGCCAGGAACACCACCGCTGCGATCGCCACGCCGGCGATCAGCCACACCCATCCGGGTGTGCCGTTGCCGCTGTTGCGTCGCGCTTGGGTCTTACCGCGTCTTGCTGCCATCTACTGCTTCTCCACTCACATTTTTTCCGGGGCGGAAACGCCCAGGAGGTTCAAGCCGTTCGCCAGCACTTGCTGCGCCGCCACGGCCAGGGTCAACTTGGCGTTGCGCTCGCTCGCATCGTCCACCAGCACCGGGGTGCCGTGGTACCAGGTGTGGAACGCGGTCGCCAGTTCGCGCAGGTATTGCGCGATCAGGTGCGGTTCCAGCAGGTGTCCCGCATTCTCCACCACTTCCGGGTAGCGCGAGAGTTCCAGCATCAGTTCCAGCGAGGTCGCATCGTTCAGCCGGTTCAGCTGGCTCAGCCCGTCGGCCTGGTCGTAGTCCCGCTTCTTCTCCTGCGCCTGGCGCAGCAGGCTGCACACGCGGGCATGCGCGTATTGCACGTAGAACACCGGATTGTCGTTGCTCTGCTGGCGCGCCAGGTCGATGTCGAAGGTCAGCTGCGAATCGGGCTTGCGCGCGATCAGGAACCAGCGCGTGGCGTCGCGGCCGGCTTCCTCGATCAGATCGCGCAGGGTCAGGTAGCTGCCGGCGCGCTTGGACAGCTTCACTTCCTCGCCGCCGCGCATCACCGTGACCATCTGATGCAGCACGTACTCGGGCCAGCCCTTGGGGATGCCCAGGTCCATCGCCTGCAGGCCGGCGCGCACCCGCGCCAGCGAGCCGTGGTGGTCGGCGCCCAGTTCGGTGATCGCGCGCAGGTAGCCACGTTGCCACTTGCTCAGGTGATAGGCCACGTCCGGCACGAAATAGGTGTAGCTGCCGTCGGACTTGCGCATCACGCGGTCCTTGTCGTCGCCGAAATCGGTCGATTTCAACCACAGCGCGCCGCCTTCCTCGTAGGTGTGGCCGGACGCGACCAGCTTCTGCACCGCTTCCTCGACCTTGCCGTCGCGGTACAGCGAGCTTTCCAGGAAGTAGATGTCGAAGTCCACGCCGAACGCGGCCAGGTCGTGGTTCTGCTCGTTGCGCAGGTAGGCCACGGCGAAGCGGCGGATCGCCTCCAAATCGTTCGGATCCTTGCAGCCGGTGACCAGATTGCCTTCCAGGTCCACCGAGTCGCCGGCCAGGTAGGCGGTGGCCACATCCTGGATGTAGTCGCCGCGGTAGCCTTCTTCCGGCCAGTCGGGGCTGTCGGGGGTCTTGCCCAGCGCGCGCGCCTGCACCGAGCGCGCCAGGTTGTCGATCTGGCCGCCGCCGTCGTTGTAGTAGAACTCGCGCTTGGCGTTCCAGCCATTGGCCTCGAGCAACCGCGCCAGGCAGTCGCCGATCGCCGCGGCGCGTCCGTGGCCCACGTGCAGCGGGCCGGTCGGGTTGGCCGAGACGTATTCCACGCCCACGGTGCGGCCATTGCCGACCAGGCTGCGGCCGTAATCCTCGCCCTGCTTGAGCACCGCCAGCACTTCGCGCTGGTAGGCGCTGGGGCTGAGGTGGAAGTTGATGAAGCCGGGGCCGGCGATCTCGACCCGGGTCACCTCGTCGCTGGCCGGCAGCGCGGCCACCAGTTGCTGCGCCAGCGCGCGCGGATTGCCGCGCGTGGCCTTGGCCAGCAGCATCGCCGCGTTGGTGGCGAAGTCGCCGTGCTCGCGGGTCTTGGGCCGCTCGACCACGAAGTCCTGCGGCAACGTGTCGGCCGGCAGGGTGCCGTTGGCGCGCAAGGCTTCGATGCCTTGACCGATCAGGGCGCGGAGTTGGGATTTCACGTGATCATCTGCTTGAAGCGCGGAACCAGCGATTTTACCCGACCCGCCGCCTCCCGGCCCGTGCCGGGTTCAGCCCGACCTCAGGCCGTCCGACGGTGGCGGGATCCGGGAGCGGGCATTCGCGATCCGCGCACACGCCAGGCGCTTGCATGGTGCCTGGCCCGCGACCCGCGGTTCAGGCCCAGCCGCGTGCGGCCATCGACACCGGCACGCCGTCGCCGACGATGAAATGGTCGAGCAAGCGGATATCCACCAGCCCCAATGCCTGTTTCAGGCGATGGGTGACGGCGCGGTCGGCGGAGGAGGGCTCCGGGTTCCCGGACGGGTGGTTGTGGCCGATGATCACCGCCGCCGCGTTGTGCGCCAGAGCGCGCCGCAGCACTTCGCGCGGATAGACCTCGGCGCCGTCCAGGGTGCCCTGGAACAGCTCCTCGAACGCCAGCGAGCGGTGCTTCGTGTCCAGGAACAGCACCGCGAACACCTCGTGCGGCCGCGCCCGCAATCGCTGCGCGAAGTAGCGGCCGGCCGCGCTCGGGTCGTTCAGGGTCGTGCCGCGTTCCAGTTCGGCGGCCAGATGGCGCTGGCCCAGCTCCAGCGCGGCCGATAGTCTGCAGGCCCGTGCCAGGCCGAGTCCGGGCAGGCGGACCAGGTCGCGGGGTGGGCGGTCGAGCAGCGTGCGCAGCGGGCCGTGCCGCTGCAGCAGGTCGCGCGAGGTGCGTACCGCGTCGCTGCCGGGCAAACCGGAACCCAGGAAGATCGCCAGCAGTTCGGCGTCGGAGAGGGCCTGGGCGCCGCGTGCCAGCAGCTTTTCCCGGGGGCGTTCGTCGCGGGGCCATTTGGATATGTGCATATCGCCAGATTGGCGGGCGATATGGCGCAACGGTATCAGGGCCGCAAAGGGCCATCGGGTAAGCTAATCGTTCTTGCATGGGTAGGACATTCCCGACGTGACCGGTACTTTCGAGGGGCCCCTGCAGGGGCGGCGTGTGCTGTTGTGCGTGGGCGGCGGCATCGCCGCCTACAAAGCGCTGGAGCTGGTGCGGCGGCTACGCGAGGCCGGCGCCGAGGTGCAGGTGGCGATGACCGCCGGCGCGCAGCAGTTCGTCACGCCGCTGAGCTTCCAGGCGCTGTCCGCGCACCCGACCCGCACCAGCCTGTGGGACAGCGCCGCCGAGCAGGCGATGGGGCATCTGGAGCTGGCGCGCTGGGCCGACCGCGTGGTGGTCGCGCCGGCCACCGCCGACCTGCTGGCGCGCCTCGCCCATGGCCTGGCCGACGACCTGGTCAGCACGCTGTGCCTGGCCACCACCGCGCCGCTGACCGTGTGCCCGGCGATGAACCACCGCATGTGGCTGCACCCCGCCACCCAGGCCAATGTCGCCACGCTGCGCCAGCGCGGCGCCAGCGTGGTCGGGCCGAACGACGGCCCGCTGGCCGAAGGCGAGTCCGGTCCCGGGCGCCTGGCCGAGCCGGAGCAGATCGTCGCCGCGCTGGCCGGCGGCCGCGCCGCGGCCACGTCCGCGGCGGCCGCGGCGCCGGCACCGCTCGCCGCCGCCACCGCGGCCGGCGCGCTCAGCGGCCTGCGCCTGCTGATCAGCGCCGGCCCGACCTACGAGGACCTGGATCCGGTGCGTTATCTCGGCAACCGTAGCAGCGGCAAGATGGGCTACGCGCTGGCCGCCGCGGCCGCGCGGCAAGGCGCGGCGGTGGTGCTGGTCAGTGGCCCGGTGCACCTGCCCACGCCCGACGGCGTGCAGCGCATCGACGTGCGCTCGGCGGCGCAGATGCGCGAAGCGGTGCTGAGCGCGTTGCCGGCCGACATCTACATCGGCACCGCTGCGGTCGCTGACTACACGCCAAGGCAGGTCGCCGCGCAGAAGATCAAGAAGAGCGGCGCGCTGCTGACCCTGGAGCTGGTGCGCACTCCGGACATCCTGTCCGAGGTCGCCGCCCAGACCCAGGCGCTGAAGTTGGTGGTCGGCTTCGCCGCCGAGACCCACGACATCGAGCGCTACGCGCGTGGCAA of Xanthomonas translucens pv. cerealis contains these proteins:
- a CDS encoding SPOR domain-containing protein, which encodes MAARRGKTQARRNSGNGTPGWVWLIAGVAIAAVVFLAVPGLFKKDGDGFLRVGGPRANPDAQPAPVADADVDAAPELPKPATAAAGSTKPDAKGAKKDAQTQYDFYTLLPGKEVQMSDAELAASARAETARQARAPQPTAATPAAATAPATTAALSNPTPIAETAATSAPANTAAIATRPAAAATPAAATAAAVAADNARYILQAGSFGASGDAESTKAKLAMLGLSARVESAQISGKTVYRVRMGPYGTASELAAAKQKLTGSGLPAIAIKAQ
- the argS gene encoding arginine--tRNA ligase, whose translation is MKSQLRALIGQGIEALRANGTLPADTLPQDFVVERPKTREHGDFATNAAMLLAKATRGNPRALAQQLVAALPASDEVTRVEIAGPGFINFHLSPSAYQREVLAVLKQGEDYGRSLVGNGRTVGVEYVSANPTGPLHVGHGRAAAIGDCLARLLEANGWNAKREFYYNDGGGQIDNLARSVQARALGKTPDSPDWPEEGYRGDYIQDVATAYLAGDSVDLEGNLVTGCKDPNDLEAIRRFAVAYLRNEQNHDLAAFGVDFDIYFLESSLYRDGKVEEAVQKLVASGHTYEEGGALWLKSTDFGDDKDRVMRKSDGSYTYFVPDVAYHLSKWQRGYLRAITELGADHHGSLARVRAGLQAMDLGIPKGWPEYVLHQMVTVMRGGEEVKLSKRAGSYLTLRDLIEEAGRDATRWFLIARKPDSQLTFDIDLARQQSNDNPVFYVQYAHARVCSLLRQAQEKKRDYDQADGLSQLNRLNDATSLELMLELSRYPEVVENAGHLLEPHLIAQYLRELATAFHTWYHGTPVLVDDASERNAKLTLAVAAQQVLANGLNLLGVSAPEKM
- the coaBC gene encoding bifunctional phosphopantothenoylcysteine decarboxylase/phosphopantothenate--cysteine ligase CoaBC gives rise to the protein MTGTFEGPLQGRRVLLCVGGGIAAYKALELVRRLREAGAEVQVAMTAGAQQFVTPLSFQALSAHPTRTSLWDSAAEQAMGHLELARWADRVVVAPATADLLARLAHGLADDLVSTLCLATTAPLTVCPAMNHRMWLHPATQANVATLRQRGASVVGPNDGPLAEGESGPGRLAEPEQIVAALAGGRAAATSAAAAAPAPLAAATAAGALSGLRLLISAGPTYEDLDPVRYLGNRSSGKMGYALAAAAARQGAAVVLVSGPVHLPTPDGVQRIDVRSAAQMREAVLSALPADIYIGTAAVADYTPRQVAAQKIKKSGALLTLELVRTPDILSEVAAQTQALKLVVGFAAETHDIERYARGKLTDKHLDLIIANQVGVAGNGFESDQNAATAYWPEGARSFPAVSKAQLAEQLLALIAERLHA
- a CDS encoding SDR family NAD(P)-dependent oxidoreductase, producing the protein MTQTALITGATSGFGAAAVRRFVNAGWRVIATGRRAERLQPLLAEFGAERVYVAAFDIRDEAALDALLAALPDAFRGIDLLVNNAGLAQGTAPAQAASLDDWRTMIDTNITALVTLTHRLLPTLIQRRGAIVNISSVAALYPYPGGNAYGGTKAFVSQFSLGLRADLHGTGVRVTAIEPGMAETEFTLVRTHGDQGASDTLYHGAQPMTAEDIAEQIFWVATLPPHLNINRLEIMPVTQSFAGFQVARSRE
- the radC gene encoding RadC family protein, with translation MHISKWPRDERPREKLLARGAQALSDAELLAIFLGSGLPGSDAVRTSRDLLQRHGPLRTLLDRPPRDLVRLPGLGLARACRLSAALELGQRHLAAELERGTTLNDPSAAGRYFAQRLRARPHEVFAVLFLDTKHRSLAFEELFQGTLDGAEVYPREVLRRALAHNAAAVIIGHNHPSGNPEPSSADRAVTHRLKQALGLVDIRLLDHFIVGDGVPVSMAARGWA